A single Aspergillus chevalieri M1 DNA, chromosome 3, nearly complete sequence DNA region contains:
- a CDS encoding uncharacterized protein (COG:S;~EggNog:ENOG410PXUI), with translation MRLRGTVNAPQRLKDGAAYEEHPRQSLRRSRAPPPHQYVDYNPNLPPAAFPTLDEPRVAEKRDKKAFRQGNTTQRQDEPRREPQNQDSKIHNGSGRKTMKAEVDVKAAPDKLPEGWVLVDGNDCPISVSWVASNGDCNPIYTRNMDIMASANSNTPLHCEVEDSDYEMDHSPDGGGMNEATPIHDPEWSDLSPRIQVEIADNLLQHYNWPTVAHMLGLTAKQCEKTQEYMNQREKQMNLEDAQLGRMREKQLKALLKIDNSALKHDKSHKFVFRRASRQYGRRLSDAIKMDFFSCYPGELVSAQRFLDKRSIDIGYAGKWSDGIADWRATEDENKYTVSETGSPLVNGFAPMEGCMDGETPDFDMPTSKRPHLSITILPGQPKDIFERQGDPDLLRLYSIAHRDTLLHPCIKPLKAVTSPLPIIYHLVEPMPSQPSTGRLAELVVRGNPVPVSTWLRDKLNKIGLEVEQGVSRSLEGKMWEDGSDDEWLSAFPLMKPEPMSFESHSQLTPPGRVILERNPDHVQADEQFMDFDDMIEIEENATNDGVMVDSSDSRPSSPSPSSLGFSDNVHSMTSYVETTPEVEVSDCESDEEEDEVVLVPTPTPSPTKELSMGNH, from the exons ATGCGACTTCGAGGAACCGTTAACGCACCCCAACGTCTGAAAGACGGGGCCGCCTACGAGGAGCATCCGAGACAATCACTACGCAGATCTAGGGCTCCACCACCGCATCAATACGTCGACTACAATCCAAATCTACCCCCTGCTGCATTTCCGACCCTGGACGAACCACGAGTGGCTGAGAAGAGGGACAAAAAGGCTTTCAGACAGGGGAACACAACACAGCGCCAAGATGAGCCGAGACGTGAGCCTCAGAACCAAGATAGCAAGATTCATAATGGGTCCGGCAGGAAAACCATGAAAGCAGAAGTGGATGTGAAAGCCGCACCCGATAAATTGCCGGAGGGCTGGGTTTTGGTTGATGGAAATGATTGCCCCATCTCCGTGAGCTGGGTTGCGAGCAACGGGGACTGTAATCCCATCTATACCAggaatatggacattatggCGAGTGCAAACAGTAACACGCCTTTGCACTGTGAAGTGGAGGATAGCGACTACGAGATGGATCATTCCCCTGATGGAGGAGGTATGAAT GAAGCCACCCCAATCCATGACCCTGAATGGAGCGACCTCTCCCCGAGGATTCAGGTCGAGATCGCTGATAACCTCCTCCAGCATTACAATTGGCCTACAGTCGCTCATATGCTTGGGTTAACGGCAAAACAATGCGAGAAGACACAAGAGTATATGAATCAACGTGAGAAGCAAATGAACTTGGAGGATGCGCAACTAGGGCGAATGCGAGAAAAGCAGCTCAAGGCCCTCCTGAAGATAGATAATAGCGCACTGAAACACGATAAGTCTCACAAGTTTGTGTTTCGCCGGGCCTCTCGACAATACGGCCGCAGACTATCGGACGCCATCAAAATGGACTTCTTCTCGTGCTACCCCGGAGAGCTGGTGAGCGCTCAGCGGTTCCTAGATAAGCGCAGTATAGACATAGGCTACGCTGGGAAGTGGAGCGACGGCATTGCTGATTGGAGAGCAACCGAGGACGAAAATAAGTATACCGTTTCTGAGACAGGCTCACCCTTGGTGAATGGCTTTGCTCCTATGGAAGGTTGCATGGATGGGGAAACTCCCGATTTCGATATGCCCACGTCTAAACGACCGCATCTCAGCATAACCATATTACCCGGACAACCAAAAGACATATTTGAGCGGCAGGGTGATCCGGATCTTTTAAGACTATACAGCATCGCCCATCGTGACACATTACTTCATCCTTGTATCAAGCCGCTAAAGGCAGTCACATCACCTCTTCCTATTATCTATCATCTTGTTGAACCTATGCCTTCGCAACCAAGCACAGGAAGACTCGCGGAATTAGTCGTAAGGGGGAACCCGGTGCCTGTATCTACATGGCTAAGGGACAAACTGAACAAAATTGGATTGGAGGTAGAACAAGGGGTCTCCAGAAGCCTTGAAGGTAAAATGTGGGAAGACGGCAGCGACGACGAGTGGCTATCTGCATTTCCTTTAATGAAACCGGAGCCTATGTCATTCGAGAGCCACTCGCAACTGACGCCCCCTGGAAGAGTTATCCTTGAAAGGAACCCAGATCACGTCCAGGCGGATGAGCAATTTATGGACTTTGATGATATGATAGAAATTGAGGAAAATGCTACTAATGACGGGGTTATGGTTGACAGCTCAGACTCGCGTCCATCTTCCCCATCGCCGTCAAGTCTGGGCTTCAGCGACAATGTCCACTCAATGACGAGCTATGTTGAGACCACACCTGAAGTTGAAGTTTCTGATTGTGAAtccgatgaagaagaggatgaggtggTTCTGGTGCCAACGCCTACACCCTCTCCAACGAAAGAACTTTCAATGGGGAATCATTGA
- a CDS encoding putative regulator of nonsense transcripts (COG:A;~EggNog:ENOG410PHFX;~InterPro:IPR041677,IPR018999,IPR027417,IPR041679, IPR014001,IPR040812;~PFAM:PF18141,PF13245,PF13087,PF09416,PF04851, PF13604;~go_component: GO:0005737 - cytoplasm [Evidence IEA];~go_function: GO:0003677 - DNA binding [Evidence IEA];~go_function: GO:0004386 - helicase activity [Evidence IEA];~go_function: GO:0005524 - ATP binding [Evidence IEA];~go_function: GO:0008270 - zinc ion binding [Evidence IEA];~go_process: GO:0000184 - nuclear-transcribed mRNA catabolic process, nonsense-mediated decay [Evidence IEA]), whose translation MDIRSEDRLASEAASTAGAVGDDRATADFDDINVTHHPRRHDDDEEGSDVDDDVESTTSAQAVENSKISRNVEEEKELPSHACAYCGIHNASSVVKCLACNKWFCSARGNTSSSHIVNHLVRARHKEVQLHPDSSLGDTILECYNCGTKNVFLLGFIPAKSDTVVVLLCRQPCAAMPSSKDMNWDTSRWHPLIEDRSFLSWLVAAPSDQEQLRARHLSPQMIAKLEEMWKENSKATFSDLEKAQAVDDEPAPVLLRYDNPFQYQNIFGPLVKIEADYDRKLKESQSQDGLIVRWDLGLNNKHLASFILPKLELGDVKLAVGDEMRLKYTGELRAKWEGMGYVIKIPNNQSDEVTIELRTKGEHKSVPTECTHNFTADYVWKSTSFDRMQLAMKTFAVDEMSVSGYIFHRLLGHEVAAAPMKTQLPKKFSVPGLPELNGSQINAVKSVLQRPLSLIQGPPGTGKTVTSATIIYHLAKINGGQVLVCAPSNVAVDQLCERIHRTGLKTVRVTAKSREDVESPVGFLSLHEQVRLNDTNIELIKLNQLKSELGELSSQDEKRLKQLTRSAEREILANADVICCTCVGAGDPRLSKLKFRTVLIDESTQSAEPECMIPLVMGCKQVVLVGDHQQLGPVIMNKKAAKAGLNQSLFERLVILGCSPIRLAVQYRMNPCLSEFPSNMFYEGSLQNGITGVDRLKPEIDFPWPISDQPMMFWSNLGNEEIAASGTSYLNRTEATNVEKIVTRFFKAGVKPQDIGVITPYEGQRSYIVSSMQANGTFKKELYKEIEVASVDAFQGREKDFIILSCVRSNDHQGIGFLSDPRRLNVALTRAKYGLAILGNPKVLSKHPLWNFLLQHFKERHCLVEGPLTNLQESLIQFSRPKQAYRGPQRFQIAYSHASNVTSGMMNGRNGHRNDFHDTGSMVGYIPDDVSSVHSSSLGGVGLPSGYPPMFQNFADSWPALPGGRQANGSRGKRVPSVAGESVAATESDITTSIIDGKGVDQGGVSLAGLSINDMNKQPSLSQSDRLKRYVESGGREPYKPGVPDNNSIFGGSSASIRVTRGVPGHMHDDDDARSVSTAFASQVGGNYD comes from the exons ATGGATATACGCTCAGAGGATCGCCTGGCTTCCGAAGCGGCCTCGACCGCGGGAGCTGTAGGTGATGATAGAGCCACGGCGGACTTCGACGATATCAACGTTACCCACCATCCGCGACGAcacgatgatgacgaggaaggCTCGGATGTCGACGACGACGTGGAAAGCACAACAAGCGCACAGGCTGTTGAGAACTCGAAGATTTCAAGAAATgtagaagaagagaaggagctgCCTTCACATGCATGCGC ATACTGCGGTATCCATAACGCGAGCAGCGTTGTCAAATGTCTAGCTTGCAACAAATGGTTCTGCAGTGCGCGTGGCAATACGTCCTCTTCGCATATTGTCAACCACCTCGTTCGAGCTCGGCACAAGGAAGTTCAACTACATCCCGACTCGTCCCTGGGAGACACGATTCTCGAATGCTATAACTGCGGTACGAAGAATGTCTTTCTTCTCGGCTTCATTCCCGCGAAGTCCGATACAGTCGTTGTCCTGCTGTGCCGCCAGCCCTGTGCTGCTATGCCGTCTTCGAAGGATATGAACTGGGACACATCACGCTGGCATCCGCTCATTGAAGACCGTTCTTTTCTGTCCTGGCTTGTGGCTGCGCCATCTGATCAAGAACAACTCCGTGCCCGTCACTTGAGCCCGCAAATGATTGCTAAACTGGAAGAGATGTGGAAAGAGAACTCCAAGGCAACATTTTCGGACCTTGAAAAGGCCCAAGCAGTGGATGACGAACCTGCTCCAGTTCTCTTGCGTTACGATAATCCCTTTCAATACCAGAACATCTTCGGGCCGCTTGTTAAAATCGAGGCTGACTACGACCGCAAGTTGAAAGAGTCTCAATCGCAGGATGGGCTGATTGTTCGTTGGGATCTGGGTCTTAACAACAAGCACTTGGCAAGCTTTATTCTCCCAAAACTCGAGCTTGGAGATGTGAAGTTAGCGGTTGGTGACGAGATGCGCCTGAAATATACCGGTGAATTGCGTGCCAAGTGGGAAGGAATGGGGTATGTCATCAAGATTCCGAACAATCAGTCTGATGAGGTGACTATCGAGTTGCGCACAAAGGGCGAACACAAGTCTGTCCCTACCGAGTGTACCCACAACTTCACCGCAGACTATGTCTGGAAATCGACTTCATTCGACCGTATGCAGCTCGCCATGAAGACCTTTGCGGTCGATGAGATGAGTGTCTCTGGCTACATCTTCCACCGTCTCCTTGGACACGAGGTTGCAGCTGCGCCCATGAAGACGCAGTTACCCAAGAAATTCAGCGTCCCTGGTCTTCCAGAGCTGAACGGTAGCCAGATCAATGCAGTCAAGAGCGTGCTCCAGAGACCCTTGAGTTTAATCCAAGGCCCCCCTGGAACTGGTAAGACGGTTACTTCTGCGACTATCATTTACCACCTTGCAAAGATAAATGGGGGTCAAGTCTTGGTTTGTGCACCGTCTAACGTAGCGGTGGATCAGCTCTGCGAACGCATTCATAGAACCGGTCTCAAGACAGTGCGTGTGACTGCCAAGTCCCGCGAAGATGTGGAATCTCCTGTTGGCTTCCTCTCCTTGCACGAGCAAGTGCGCTTGAATGACACCAACATTGAGCTCATCAAACTTAATCAATTGAAATCTGAGCTCGGAGAATTGTCTAGCCAGGACGAGAAAAGATTGAAGCAGCTCACACGTTCTGCAGAGCGGGAAATCTTAGCCAATGCGGATGTTATTTGCTGTACCTGTGTCGGTGCGGGTGATCCTCGTCTTTCTAAACTCAAATTCCGGACTGTTTTGATTGATGAATCAACGCAATCTGCTGAGCCAGAGTGCATGATTCCCCTGGTCATGGGTTGCAAGCAGGTCGTATTGGTTggtgaccaccagcagcTTGGCCCTGTCATTATGAACAAGAAGGCTGCCAAGGCCGGTCTCAACCAGTCTCTTTTTGAGCGTCTCGTCATCCTTGGTTGCTCACCTATTCGGTTGGCCGTGCAGTATCGTATGAACCCATGTTTGTCCGAATTTCCATCCAATATGTTCTACGAAGGTTCTCTGCAAAATGGTATTACTGGAGTCGATCGTCTCAAGCCCGAAATCGACTTCCCTTGGCCTATTAGCGATCAGCCCATGATGTTCTGGTCAAACCTGGGTAATGAAGAGATTGCGGCTTCTGGAACTTCGTATCTCAACCGCACAGAGGCGACGAATGTGGAGAAGATCGTTACGCGGTTTTTCAAAGCCGGTGTGAAGCCACAAGACATTGGTGTCATTACACCGTATGAGGGTCAGCGCAGTTACATTGTCAGCTCTATGCAAGCAAACGGCACTTTCAAGAAGGAGCTCTACAAGGAAATTGAGGTTGCTTCCGTCGATGCGTTCCAGGGACGAGAGAAGGATTTCATCATCCTCTCTTGTGTGCGTTCCAACGACCACCAGGGTATCGGTTTCTTGAGCGACCCTCGTCGTCTGAACGTTGCCCTCACCCGTGCTAAGTATGGTTTGGCTATCCTCGGAAATCCGAAGGTGCTGTCCAAGCATCCTCTGTGGAACTTCCTCCTTCAGCACTTCAAGGAAAGACACTGTCTCGTCGAAGGGCCTCTTACCAACCTTCAGGAATCATTGATTCAATTCAGTCGTCCCAAGCAAGCGTACAGGGGTCCCCAGCGTTTCCAGATCGCCTACAGCCACGCATCGAATGTCACTAGCGGTATGATGAATGGACGGAATGGCCATAGGAACGATTTCCACGACACCGGATCAATGGTCGGCTACATCCCCGATGATGTCTCCTCCGTTCACTCGTCAAGTCTCGGTGGAGTTGGTCTTCCATCTGGGTATCCTCCCATGTTCCAGAACTTTGCAGATTCGTGGCCTGCCCTCCCTGGAGGCCGACAGGCCAATGGCAGCCGTGGGAAGCGAGTACCCAGTGTTGCTGGAGAGTCTGTTGCCGCTACGGAGTCTGATATCACGACCAGCATCATCGATGGTAAGGGTGTCGACCAGGGCGGTGTCAGTCTTGCTGGCTTGAGCATCAACGACATGAACAAGCAGCCCAGCCTTAGCCAGTCAGACCGACTGAAGCGCTATGTGGAATCTGGAGGACGCGAGCCCTACAAGCCCGGGGTCCCTGACAATAACAGCATCTTTGGGGGTAGCTCTGCTAGCATTCGTGTCACTCGTGGCGTCCCTGGTCATATgcacgatgatgatgatgcgcGCAGCGTTTCCACGGCGTTTGCAAGCCAGGTTGGGGGTAACTACGATTGA
- a CDS encoding putative SNF2 family helicase/ATPase PasG (COG:K;~EggNog:ENOG410PFNH;~InterPro:IPR038718,IPR000330,IPR027417,IPR014001, IPR001650;~PFAM:PF00176,PF00271,PF04851;~go_function: GO:0005524 - ATP binding [Evidence IEA]), which translates to MSNPDIPVTPVDSQDKNQPRPQSTRPSSPMTDADQEMEDSKDSLANGTEDTTEDVEEMDTKAKALMHLLNTSEVFVAIMADKMKKQQEEARQEAARLQQQAAADENTKPTPKNESTEKRGTRSSARHSSVKEETAVEAAKSDTEKPKKGPGRGKRAPVKGNNNISNYFQKAADAGVTENKPSVQEALVQAADEFEANPTVLGEQELVATQQPELVTGGKMRKYQLEGLEWLKTLWMNGLCGILADEMGLGKTVQAISLIAFFKEKKVSGPFMIAAPLSTVSNWVDEFVRWTPDINAVLYHGSKEERAAIRRDQMKLKDQKSMNFPVVCTSYEICMNDRKFLSQYQWRYIIVDEGHRLKNMNCRLIKELLAYNSANRLLITGTPLQNNITELWSLLHFLLPDIFNDLNSFQGWFDFSSMLDNNGQADLVERRKRTLVSTMHSILKPFLLRRVKTDVETSLPKKREYILYAPLTVEQKDLYREILNGTGRQYLENKAKERIMAQNKTLTRATSRKRAADSSRSSTPNKSIKSSRASTPASNGSSARRRGGPQSYREISDREFLSKLRKIEQGIEDELDIEDPNETEQEELERTNTIKLAKKEIAQKKMQNPVMQARLACNSPHNFYWPWGNDPSTIDESLITSSGKMLLLDRLVPRLLSKGHKILIFSQFKTQLDILQDWATQLRDWHCCRIDGAISQTDRHAQIKAFNTSPAHKIFLLSTRAGGQGINLVAADTVILFDSDWNPQQDLQAQDRAHRIGQTKPVIVYRLATKGTVEQTLLEKADSKRRLERLVIQNGKFKSLLDTGASGTQNDVDDLKKALGEDEFERFEAGADPSSILSGKDLDILTDRSEEAYARAEKGLDQSGPAFLAVETKREGNGLMTEIAGK; encoded by the exons ATGTCGAACCCGGACATCCCGGTTACGCCTGTGGATTCACAGGACAAGAATCAACCACGACCACAATCAACGCGGCCATCGTCCCCAATGACAGACGCTGATCAAGAAATGGAGGACTCGAAAGATAGTCTCGCAAATGGAACAGAGGACACGACtgaggatgtggaggagATGGACACAAAGGCTAAGGCGTTGATGCACCTTTTGAACACCAGTGAA GTCTTCGTGGCTATCATGGCGgacaagatgaagaagcagcaagaaGAGGCAAGACAGGAGGCGGCTAGATTACAGCAACAAGCGGCCGCAGACGAAAATACCAAACCTACCCCCAAGAACGAATCGACCGAAAAGCGTGGGACCCGCTCGAGCGCAAGGCATTCGTCCGTCAAAGAGGAGACGGCCGTGGAAGCTGCGAAGTCGGATACGGAGAAGCCGAAGAAGGGCCCAGGCCGTGGGAAGAGGGCTCCTGTAAAGGGCAATAATAACATCTCGAATTACTTCCAGAAGGCAGCAGATGCAGGCGTCACGGAGAACAAGCCGTCAGTGCAGGAGGCACTCGTGCAAGCTGCTGATGAATTCGAAGCCAACCCCACCGTGCTTGGTGAGCAGGAGCTCGTTGCCACTCAGCAGCCGGAGCTGGTGACTGGTGGTAAGATGAGGAAGTACCAGTTGGAGGGACTGGAGTGGCTTAAGACACTATGGATGAATGGATTGTGTGGGATTTTGGCGGACGAGATGGGTTTGGGAAAGACCGTGCAGGCTATTTCTTTGATTGCATTcttcaaggagaagaaggtctCCGGGCCGTTTATGATTGCGGCGCCGTTGAGTACCGTTAGCAACTGGGTGGATGAGTTTGTGAGATGGACTCCTGATATCAATGCGGTTCTGTACCATGGGTCGAAGGAGGAGCGTGCGGCTATCAGGAGGGATCAAATGAAACTGAAGGACCAAAAGAGCATGAACTTTCCAGTTGTTTGCACATCTTATGAGATTTGTATGAATGACCGGAAGTTCCTTTCGCAGTATCAGTGGAGGTACATCATTGTG GACGAAGGACATCGTCTGAAGAACATGAATTGCCGTCTCATCAAAGAACTTCTCGCATACAACTCCGCGAACAGACTTCTCATCACCGGTACACCATTGCAAAACAACATCACTGAATTGTGGTCCTTACTGcacttcctcctccccgACATCTTCAACGACCTCAACAGCTTTCAGGGCTGGTTCGATTTCTCCTCAATGCTGGACAACAATGGCCAAGCGGATTTGGTCGAGCGCCGAAAGCGCACCTTGGTCTCGACGATGCATTCGATCCTGAAGCCATTCCTCCTGCGACGAGTTAAGACTGACGTTGAGACGTCGCTACCCAAGAAACGGGAGTACATCCTCTACGCACCTCTGACGGTCGAGCAGAAAGATTTGTACCGTGAAATACTCAACGGCACTGGTCGCCAGTATCTGGAAAACAAAGCAAAGGAGAGGATCATGGCGCAGAACAAGACACTTACACGCGCAACGAGTCGGAAACGCGCGGCTGATAGCAGCAGATCGTCAACCCCTAACAAGAGTATCAAATCTAGCCGTGCCTCCACGCCTGCTAGCAATGGCTCTAGTGCACGCAGACGCGGGGGACCGCAGAGTTATAGAGAAATCAGTGACCGGGAGTTCCTTTCCAAGCTGCGGAAGATTGAGCAAGGCAtcgaggatgaacttgataTTGAGGATCCTAATGAAACCGAGCAGGAGGAATTAGAGAGGACTAATACGATCAAGCTCGCGAAGAAAGAAATCGCCCAGAAGAAGATGCAGAACCCCGTCATGCAAGCCCGGCTCGCCTGCAACTCGCCCCACAACTTCTACTGGCCATGGGGTAATGACCCATCCACCATCGACGAATCCCTCATCACCTCCTCGGGCAAAATGCTCCTCCTCGACCGCCTCGTCCCGCGCCTCCTATCGAAGGGCCACAAGATCCTCATCTTCTCCCAGTTCAAGACACAGCTTGACATTCTCCAAGATTGGGCCACCCAACTCCGCGACTGGCACTGCTGCCGCATCGACGGAGCGATCAGCCAGACAGACCGCCACGCACAGATCAAGGCATTCAACACTAGTCCCGCGCACAAGATCTTTCTTCTAAGTACCCGCGCTGGTGGACAGGGAATCAACCTCGTCGCCGCTGACACGGTCATCCTCTTCGACTCCGACTGGAACCCCCAACAAGACCTACAAGCACAAGATCGGGCGCACCGTATCGGTCAAACCAAACCCGTCATTGTATACCGTCTTGCAACTAAGGGAACAGTCGAACAAACCCTCCTCGAAAAAGCAGACTCAAAGCGCCGTCTAGAAAGACTCGTTATCCAAAACGGCAAGTTCAAAAGCCTACTCGACACCGGCGCCTCGGGCACCCAGAACGACGTCGATGATCTGAAAAAGGCACTTGGCGAGGATGAGTTCGAGCGCTTTGAGGCCGGTGCTGATCCTAGTTCGATTCTTTCTGGGAAGGATCTTGATATCTTGACAGATCGGAGCGAGGAGGCTTATGCGCGTGCTGAGAAGGGCTTGGATCAGAGTGGGCCGGCGTTTTTGGCAGTTGAGACTAAGAGAGAGGGGAATGGGCTTATGACTGAGATTGCTGGGAAGTAA
- a CDS encoding dual specificity protein phosphatase family protein (COG:V;~EggNog:ENOG410PPR6;~InterPro:IPR020422,IPR000387,IPR029021,IPR000340;~PFAM:PF00782;~go_function: GO:0008138 - protein tyrosine/serine/threonine phosphatase activity [Evidence IEA];~go_function: GO:0016791 - phosphatase activity [Evidence IEA];~go_process: GO:0006470 - protein dephosphorylation [Evidence IEA];~go_process: GO:0016311 - dephosphorylation [Evidence IEA]) has protein sequence MAPLFTTKEVPMSEKENSQYVRSQEYTSGKIQPALPASTLLCFGDGGPDTEQSIEITSHDFKEGDFVCPGFFEMVNPDCFVHRFLTQDWNYHMRRVAQPILPFLYLGPMACLRDREYLRREGFTLLLAIRNQRSAQARLVSGDKAASELDIEADSVDVSGNQELITAFPRAIRRINDHIASQGRGGFGSPIQRKVLVFCESGNERSAAVLITYMMVMFNLDAMTALKTLQNRRFCVSIEDDLSQLLMSFESILEAKRDVERVRRVSIADSDLAPPPVSAPKKRNFDSHVDEEIEGGSMDVDESEELDTRKPSAPFQDRT, from the coding sequence ATGGCGCCGTTATTTACCACCAAAGAAGTTCCTATGTCCGAAAAGGAAAATTCGCAATATGTTCGCAGCCAGGAATATACGTCCGGGAAGATCCAACCCGCTTTACCGGCATCAACTCTGCTATGCTTCGGTGACGGCGGGCCAGACACGGAGCAGAGCATTGAAATTACCTCTCATGATTTCAAAGAAGGCGATTTTGTCTGTCCTGGCTTCTTTGAAATGGTCAACCCAGACTGCTTCGTGCATCGGTTTCTCACTCAAGACTGGAATTATCACATGAGGAGAGTGGCTCAACCGATCTTGCCCTTCCTCTACCTAGGCCCAATGGCATGTCTACGGGATAGAGAGTACCTCCGGAGAGAAGGATTCACACTGCTCCTGGCGATTCGAAATCAGCGATCGGCTCAAGCACGTCTCGTATCCGGTGACAAGGCAGCTTCAGAACTGGATATTGAAGCCGATTCTGTCGATGTCTCCGGCAACCAAGAGCTGATAACCGCCTTCCCTCGCGCAATTCGACGTATTAATGACCACATTGCTAGCCAGGGCCGGGGCGGATTCGGATCACCTATCCAGAGGAAGGTTCTGGTGTTTTGTGAGTCTGGCAACGAGCGTTCAGCCGCGGTGCTGATAACGTATATGATGGTCATGTTCAATTTGGATGCAATGACTGCGCTTAAGACCCTGCAAAACCGGCGCTTTTGTGTCAGTATCGAGGATGATTTGAGTCAGCTACTGATGAGCTTCGAATCGATTCTCGAGGCTAAACGGGACGTGGAAAGGGTTAGGCGTGTATCCATTGCGGACTCAGACCTTGCTCCTCCTCCAGTATCAGCtccaaagaaaagaaattttGATTCTCATGTCGATGAAGAAATAGAAGGCGGTTCCATGGATGTGGATGAGAGCGAAGAATTGGATACTAGGAAGCCATCGGCTCCATTCCAGGACCGCACATAA
- a CDS encoding putative C2H2 transcription factor (COG:K;~EggNog:ENOG410PMUS;~InterPro:IPR013087,IPR031514), producing the protein MGDGSDYPSPRSEGPPGPASILVTAQESLSPKMNDQIPTSFMEGSRPRLSVRRTRDPPKNAAGQIYCDHPECQQSPPTFRRPCEWNKHMDKHDRPYKCMEPGCDKIQGFTYSGGLLRHQREVHKKNINAKKPLMCPYADCNRSTGHGFTRQENLKEHLRRRHMHTENGPSPELPNLVSELDGTASLSAPPAVKRKRDSLDDPSVEMTEEEENGVDMRNELKRLRREIGEKDRRLEELERIVAGLQQAIPQPPAPAPQGDGPVEIAS; encoded by the exons ATGGGTGACGGGTCTGATTATCCCAGCCCACGAAGCGAAGGTCCCCCTGGGCCTGCATCTATTCTCGTCACGGCTCAAGAATCTCTCTCCCCGAAAATGAATGACCAAATCCCCACGAGCTTTATGGAAGGATCTCGCCCGCGTTTGTCGGTCAGAAGAACGCGCGATCCGCCCAAGAATGCCGCAGGTCAAATCTACTGCGATCACCCTGAATGCCAGCAATCGCCTCCTACCTTCCGTCGTCCATGTGAATGGAA CAAACACATGGATAAACATGATCGACCTTACAAGTGCATGGAACCGGGTTGTGATAAGATCCAAGGATTTACATACTCCGGCGGCTTGTTGAGACACCAGCGCGAAGTACACAAGAAGAACATCAATGCCAAGAAGCCCTTGATGTGCCCATATGCCGACTGCAACCGCAGCACAGGCCATGGATTTACGCGCCAAGAGAACTTGAAAGAGCACCTTCGTCGACGCCACATGCACACTGAAAATGGCCCTTCGCCAGAATTGCCGAATCTCGTGTCCGAACTCGACGGTACCGCGTCCCTCTCAGCTCCTCCGGCCGTTAAGCGGAAGCGCGACTCACTTGATGACCCTTCTGTTGAAATgacggaggaggaagagaacgGGGTTGACATGCGGAACGAACTCAAGAGACTACGACGCGAGATTGGGGAGAAGGACCGTCGCCTAGAAGAACTTGAAAGGATTGTTGCGGGGCTGCAACAAGCTATTCCAcagcctcctgctcctgctccgcagGGAGACGGACCAGTGGAGATTGCTTCATGA